The Antechinus flavipes isolate AdamAnt ecotype Samford, QLD, Australia chromosome 4, AdamAnt_v2, whole genome shotgun sequence genomic interval AAAGAACTACAGATGCCCAAATGGGAAAAGCAGGGAAAGAGCTACGGATGCCcaaaagagaaaagcagggaAAGAGCTACAGACGCCcaaaagagaaaagcagggaAAGAGCTACAGATGCCCAatagagaaaagcagagaaagagcTACAGACTCCCAAATTGCAGGGAGAGCTACAGACACCcaaaagagaaaagcagggaAAGAGCTACAGACTCCcaaaagagaaaagcagggaAAGAGCTACAGACGtccaaaagagaaaagcagagaaagagcTACAGACGCCcaaaagagaaaagcagggaAAGAGCTACAGACGtccaaaagagaaaagcagagaaagagcTACAGACTCCCAAATTGCAGGGAGAGAGCTACAGACAcccaaaagagaaaagcagagaaagagcTACAGACTCCCAAATTGCAGGGAAAGAGCTACAGACACCCaaatgagaaaagcaagaaaagaggTACAGATGCCCAAAtgagaaaagcaaggaaagagCTACAGACGTCCAAATGAGAAAAGCAAGGGAAGAGCTACAGATGCCcaaaagagaaaagcagggaAAGAGCTACAGACTCCCAAATTGCAGGGAAAGAGCTACAGACACCCaaatgagaaaagcaagaaaagaggTACAGACGCCCAAAtgagaaaagcaaggaaagagCTACAGACGCCcaaaagagaaaagcagggaAAGAGCTACAGATGtccaaaagagaaaagcagagaaagagcTACAGACGCCcaaaagagaaaagcagggaAAGAGCTACAGACGtccaaaagagaaaagcagagaaagagcTACAGACTCCCAAATTGCAGGGAGAGAGCTACAGACAcccaaaagagaaaagcagagaaagagcTACAGACTCCCAATTGCAGGGAAAGAGCTACAGACACCCAAAtgagaaaagcaaggaaagagCTACAGACACCCAAAtgagaaaagcaaggaaagagCTACAGACGcccaaaagagaaaagcagagaaagagcTACAGACTCCCAAATTGCAGGGAGAGAGCTACAGACACCcaaaagagaaaagcagggaAAGAGCTACAGACTCCCAAATTGCAGGGAAAGAGCTACAGACACCCaaatgagaaaagcaagaaaagaggTACAGACGCCCAAAtgagaaaagcaaggaaagagCTACAGACGCCcaaaagagaaaagcagggaAAGAGCTACAGATGcccaaaagagaaaagcagagaaagagcTACAGACGCCcaaaagagaaaagcagggaAAGAGCTACAGACGTCCAAAtgagaaaagcaaggaaagagCTACAGACTCCAAATTGCAGGGAGAGAGCTACAGACAcccaaaagagaaaagcagagaaagagcTACAGACTCCCAAATTGCAGGGAAAGAGCTACAGACACCCaaatgagaaaagcaagaaaagaggTACAGATGCCCAAAtgagaaaagcaaggaaagagCTACAGACGTCCAAAtgagaaaagcaaggaaagagCTACAGACTCCCAAATTGCAGGGAAAGAGCTACAGACACCCaaatgagaaaagcaagaaaagagatacagacacccaaatgagaaaagcaaggaaagagCTACAGACGcccaaaagagaaaagcagagaaagagcTACAGACTCCCAAATTGCAGGGAGAGAGCTACAGACacacaaaagagaaaagcagggaAAGAGCTACAGACTCTCAAATTGCAGGGAAAGAGCTACAGACACCCAAAtgagaaaagcaaggaaagagCTACAGACGCCCAAAtgagaaaagcaaggaaagagCTACAGACGcccaaaagagaaaagcagagaaagagcTACAGACTCCCAAATTGCAGGGAAAGAGCTACAGACACCCAAAtgagaaaagcaaggaaagagCTACAGACACCcaaaagagaaaagcagggaAAGAGCTACAGATGcccaaaagagaaaagcagagaaagagcTACAGACTCCCAAATTGTAGGGAAAGAGCTACAGACACCCaaatgagaaaagcaaagaaagagctACAGACGCCCAAATGAGAAAAGCAAGGGAAGAGCTACAGACTcccaaaagagaaaagcagagaaagagcTACAGACTCCCAAaggagaaaaacagggaaagagcTACAGACTCCCAAATTGCAGGGAAAGAGCTACAGACGACCAAAtgagaaaagcaaggaaagagCTACAGATGcccaaaagagaaaagcaaggaaagagTTACAGACGCCCAAATGAGAAAAGCAAGGGAAGAGCTACAGATGCCcaaaagagaaaagcagggaAAGAGCTACAGACACCCAAAtgagaaaagcaaggaaagagCTACAGACGCCCAAATGAGAAAAGCAAGGGAAGAGCTACAGATGcccaaaagagaaaagcaaggaaagagTTACAGATACCCAAGAGAGAAAAGCAGGGAAAGAGCTACAGACACCCAAATTGCATAGCACATACCCCAGTGCCTCCCAGTTTATGTGCTTACGTGATCATAAGGTCAGCTTCCTCTGCCACCAAATTGTTCTTCTTCTGAACAAGGTCAAGCAGTTTTTCTACCCATAGTTTCTTCTCCTCTTCAGGGGAGCCTATGTTACAAATTGAGGGAGAAGATATAGAGAATAGTAGGAAATGCCAAGAAACAAGATTACTGCAGGAGAAATAGACTGAGTTATAAGGAACTGAGCTGTTTTGGAGACAGAGCTTGCCTGAAAGGGACAGGCAGAGGGTGCACTCCTTGGGCCCCTCCTCTCTCTTGGCCTCTActcactatttttttctcttagatcAGACTCAAGTTTCCTGCCCTCCTCTTCCAATTTTCGAAGGGTAACTTCAATCTCATCAAGACGCCGCTGAACGGTCTAATGTAAAAGACATGGGAATTACAGAATTGCAGGGGAAGATGACATGAGGGTCAGGAAGGAAAGGGTAGGCCCCAAGGAATGAGCAGGGATTAGCTCTATTCCTGTTCCCTGCCATTGcccatttccctccctctttctccaaaCCCTGctcctccatttcttttctttgctccaTGTAGGTCTCACCTGGGCTTTGCAGAAccttttcatctctgcctctttggCTCTCCGCAACAACGTTTGCCTCCACATTGGGTACTTCTCCATGGTGCCCgatttcttggcaaagttcaATAAGGTCTGTGACAGGGCCAAGTGGGTCAGGAATGGGCCCTGGGACAGGCCTGGTAGCTATGCCAGACATCCCTAGTGAATGGGT includes:
- the LOC127562076 gene encoding splicing regulatory glutamine/lysine-rich protein 1-like isoform X1 encodes the protein MRKAGKELQMPKWEKQGKSYGCPKEKSRERATDAQKRKAGKELQMPNREKQRKSYRLPNCRESYRHPKEKSRERATDSQKRKAGKELQTSKREKQRKSYRRPKEKSRERATDVQKRKAEKELQTPKLQGKSYRHPNEKSKKRGTDAQMRKARKELQTPKLQGKSYRHPNEKSKKRATDTQMRKARKELQTPKREKQRKSYRLPNCRERATDTQKRKAGKELQTPKLQGKSYRHPNEKSKKRGTDAQMRKARKELQTPKREKQGKSYRCPKEKSRERATDAQKRKAGKELQTSKREKQRKSYRLPNCRERATDTQMRKARKELQTPK
- the LOC127562076 gene encoding RNA-binding protein 25-like isoform X2; protein product: MRKAGKELQMPKWEKQGKSYGCPKEKSRERATDAQKRKAGKELQMPNREKQRKSYRLPNCRESYRHPKEKSRERATDSQKRKAGKELQTSKREKQRKSYRRPKEKSRERATDVQKRKAEKELQTPKLQGKSYRHPNEKSKKRATDAQKRKAGKELQTPKLQGKSYRHPNEKSKKRGTDAQMRKARKELQTPKREKQGKSYRCPKEKSRERATDAQKRKAGKELQTSKREKQRKSYRLPNCRERATDTQMRKARKELQTPKREKQRKSYRLPNCRERATDTQMRKARKELQTPKREKQGKSYRCPKEKSRERATDSQIVGKELQTPK